A genomic segment from Rhodospirillum centenum SW encodes:
- the znuC gene encoding zinc ABC transporter ATP-binding protein ZnuC, translated as MDLTAPKLGSEMPGSETPDADTRPADGPADGPAEPLLDARGLTVAYGDRIVLDGVDLTVRPGEIVTLIGPNGAGKTTLVKTVLGLVRPQAGRVARRAGLSIGYMPQRLAVDPTLPLSVRRFLTLWGRATPAELDAALAEVGAPHVLDRAVQSLSGGEMQRVLLARALLRRPDLLVLDEPVQAVDVHGQIALFELIAEIRHRRGCGVLLVSHDLHLVMARTDTVICLNRHVCCSGRPEDVSRHPDYVALFGRHAEALAVYHHLHDHGHAADGCVVPVGQEAAHRHGHGHGHGHSHGHGHGHGHDHHRPGRPDAGGRR; from the coding sequence ATGGACCTGACGGCCCCGAAGCTGGGTTCAGAGATGCCGGGCTCAGAGACACCGGACGCAGACACGCGGCCGGCTGACGGCCCGGCAGACGGTCCGGCGGAGCCGCTGCTGGACGCGCGCGGGCTGACGGTGGCCTATGGCGACCGCATCGTGCTGGACGGCGTGGACCTGACCGTGCGCCCGGGGGAGATCGTCACCCTGATCGGCCCCAACGGGGCCGGCAAGACGACGCTGGTGAAGACCGTGCTGGGGCTGGTGCGGCCGCAGGCGGGGCGGGTCGCCCGCCGGGCGGGGCTGAGCATCGGCTACATGCCGCAGCGTCTGGCCGTGGACCCGACGCTGCCGTTGAGCGTCCGCCGCTTCCTGACCCTGTGGGGCAGGGCGACGCCCGCGGAACTGGACGCCGCGCTGGCCGAGGTGGGGGCGCCGCATGTCCTGGACCGGGCCGTGCAGTCCCTGTCGGGGGGCGAGATGCAGCGCGTGCTGCTGGCCCGCGCCCTGCTGCGCCGGCCCGACCTGCTGGTGCTGGACGAGCCGGTGCAGGCCGTGGACGTGCACGGCCAGATCGCGCTGTTCGAACTGATCGCGGAAATCCGGCACCGGCGCGGCTGCGGCGTGCTGCTGGTCAGCCACGACCTGCATCTGGTGATGGCCCGGACCGACACGGTGATCTGCCTGAACCGGCATGTCTGCTGTTCCGGCCGGCCGGAGGATGTGAGCCGGCATCCCGACTATGTCGCCCTGTTCGGCCGCCATGCCGAGGCACTGGCCGTCTACCACCATCTGCACGACCATGGCCACGCCGCCGACGGCTGCGTCGTGCCGGTCGGGCAGGAGGCGGCGCACCGGCACGGGCACGGGCACGGGCACGGGCACAGCCACGGGCATGGGCATGGCCATGGGCACGACCACCACCGGCCCGGCCGGCCGGATGCGGGCGGACGGCGATGA
- a CDS encoding indolepyruvate ferredoxin oxidoreductase family protein, with product MTSAANRRALAQVGLDDKYALDKGRVFMTGTQALVRLPMLQRQRDRAAGLNTAGFISGYRGSPLGGYDQALWQARKFLEAGSIRFQPGVNEELGATAVWGSQQVNLWQGATVDGVFGIWYGKGPGVDRSIDALKHANFAGTARHGGVLAFAGDDHACKSSTLPHQSDHAFMHAFMPVINPAGVQEFLDMGLVGWALSRFSGCWVGFTTVADTIDTTAIVDIDPLGLEIAEPADFEMPPGGLNIRLHDTPLIQEDRMVTWKLEAAKAFARANRLDRVVLGAERPRLGIVTIGKSYLDVRQALDELGITPARAAALGLAVYKVALAWPLEPDGIRAFADGAEELLVVEEKRSVLEAQIKDQLYHWDRRPRVLGKTDAEGRPLFTAKAELNPVEIARVLARRLLALAPDEEIARRLEAIETQLRRTTPAATVIRAPFYCSGCPHNTSTRLPDGSRGLAGIGCHYMVTWMGRNTDVFSQMGGEGVHWIGQAPFTQEEHVFANLGDGTYFHSGILAVRAAVAAKVNITYKILYNDAVAMTGGQPVDGTLSVHDIAQQLDAEGVSRVVVVSDDPAKYGSGKGLPAGTAIHHRDALDTVQQELRTVPGVSVLIYEQTCAAEKRRRRKRGRMPDPARRVVVNELVCEGCGDCSVQSNCLSVTPVETEYGRKRQIDQSSCNKDFSCLKGFCPSFVTVEGGSLRRPAPAEAGSAAASMDLPEPEIPVLERPWNILVTGIGGTGVVTIGAILGMATHLEGRGFTAMDMAGLAQKGGAVTSHLRIAERPDRIHANRIVAGGADLVLACDVVVAANADSLSKLRAGHSRAIVNTAETVTAAFVTNPDARIGAGSLVSTIARAAGGADQVTALDATKIATALCGDSIATNLFMLGFAYQKGLVPTSAAAIEKAIEMNGAAVAMNTDAFRWGRRAAHDLPAVLAAAFPPDTGTDGLFAHRRLSEGLDEVIARRVAFLTGYQDARYAGSYRTLVERVRTAEAAAAPGRTELTETVARNLHRLMAYKDEYEVARLYVDTDFLEQVKSQFEGDYTLNVHLSPPATAKVDPATGRMKKQVYGPWVLTLFRVLARMKRLRGTAFDPFGRLPERRTERRLIVEYRATVEELLRGLTAENHALAVEIAALPDRIRGFGHVKEANLEKTRAEEAALLATWRNPAAALARAAE from the coding sequence ATGACGTCCGCAGCGAACCGGCGCGCACTCGCGCAGGTCGGACTCGACGACAAGTACGCCCTCGACAAGGGGCGGGTGTTCATGACCGGCACCCAGGCCCTGGTCCGGCTGCCGATGCTCCAGCGCCAGCGCGACCGCGCTGCCGGGCTGAACACGGCCGGCTTCATCTCGGGCTACCGCGGCTCGCCGCTGGGCGGCTACGACCAGGCGCTGTGGCAGGCGCGGAAGTTCCTGGAGGCCGGCTCGATCCGCTTCCAGCCCGGCGTGAACGAGGAGCTGGGCGCCACCGCTGTCTGGGGCAGCCAGCAGGTCAATCTCTGGCAGGGCGCCACGGTCGATGGCGTGTTCGGCATCTGGTACGGCAAGGGGCCGGGCGTCGATCGCTCCATCGACGCGCTGAAGCACGCCAACTTCGCCGGCACCGCGCGCCACGGCGGCGTGCTGGCCTTCGCCGGCGACGACCACGCCTGCAAGTCCTCCACCCTGCCGCACCAGTCCGACCACGCCTTCATGCACGCCTTCATGCCGGTCATCAATCCGGCGGGCGTGCAGGAATTCCTGGACATGGGGCTGGTCGGCTGGGCGCTGTCGCGCTTCTCCGGCTGCTGGGTCGGCTTCACCACGGTGGCGGACACGATCGACACCACCGCCATCGTGGACATCGACCCGCTGGGCCTGGAGATCGCGGAACCGGCGGATTTCGAGATGCCGCCGGGCGGGCTGAACATCCGGCTGCACGACACGCCGCTGATCCAGGAGGACCGCATGGTCACCTGGAAGCTGGAGGCGGCGAAGGCCTTCGCCCGCGCCAACCGGCTGGACCGGGTGGTGCTGGGGGCCGAGCGGCCGCGGCTGGGCATCGTCACCATCGGCAAGAGCTATCTGGACGTCCGTCAGGCGCTGGACGAGCTGGGCATCACCCCGGCCCGTGCCGCCGCCCTGGGCCTGGCCGTCTACAAGGTGGCGCTGGCCTGGCCGCTGGAGCCCGACGGCATCCGCGCCTTCGCCGACGGGGCGGAGGAACTGCTGGTGGTGGAGGAGAAGCGCTCCGTCCTGGAGGCGCAGATCAAGGACCAGCTCTACCACTGGGACCGCCGCCCCCGCGTGCTGGGCAAGACCGACGCCGAAGGCCGGCCGCTGTTCACCGCCAAGGCCGAGCTGAACCCGGTGGAGATCGCCCGCGTGCTGGCGCGGCGTCTGCTGGCGCTGGCGCCGGACGAGGAGATCGCCCGCCGGCTGGAGGCGATCGAGACGCAGCTCCGCCGCACCACCCCGGCCGCCACGGTGATCCGGGCGCCCTTCTACTGCTCCGGCTGCCCGCACAACACCTCGACCCGGCTGCCCGACGGCAGCCGCGGGCTGGCCGGCATCGGCTGCCACTACATGGTCACCTGGATGGGCCGCAACACGGACGTCTTCAGCCAGATGGGCGGCGAGGGGGTCCACTGGATCGGGCAGGCGCCCTTCACCCAGGAAGAGCATGTCTTCGCCAATCTGGGCGACGGCACCTATTTCCACAGCGGCATCCTGGCGGTGCGGGCCGCCGTCGCCGCCAAGGTGAACATCACCTACAAGATCCTCTACAACGACGCCGTCGCCATGACCGGCGGCCAGCCGGTGGACGGCACGCTCTCGGTCCACGACATCGCCCAGCAGCTCGACGCCGAGGGCGTGTCCCGCGTCGTCGTCGTCTCCGACGATCCGGCGAAGTACGGCTCCGGCAAGGGCCTGCCGGCCGGCACCGCCATCCACCACCGCGACGCCCTGGACACGGTGCAGCAGGAGCTGCGCACCGTGCCCGGCGTCAGCGTGCTGATCTACGAACAGACCTGTGCCGCCGAGAAGCGCCGCCGGCGCAAGCGCGGCCGCATGCCCGACCCGGCCCGCCGCGTCGTCGTGAACGAGCTGGTGTGCGAGGGCTGCGGTGACTGCTCCGTCCAGTCCAACTGCCTGTCCGTCACCCCGGTGGAGACGGAGTACGGGCGCAAGCGGCAGATCGACCAGTCCTCCTGCAACAAGGACTTCTCCTGCCTGAAGGGCTTCTGCCCCAGCTTCGTGACGGTGGAGGGCGGCAGCCTGCGCCGGCCCGCCCCGGCCGAGGCCGGCAGCGCCGCCGCGTCCATGGACCTGCCCGAGCCGGAGATCCCCGTGCTGGAGCGGCCCTGGAACATCCTGGTCACCGGCATCGGCGGCACCGGCGTCGTCACCATCGGCGCCATCCTGGGCATGGCCACGCACCTGGAGGGGCGCGGCTTCACCGCCATGGACATGGCCGGGCTGGCGCAGAAGGGCGGCGCCGTCACCAGCCACCTGCGCATCGCCGAACGGCCCGACCGCATCCACGCCAACCGCATCGTCGCCGGCGGGGCCGATCTGGTGCTGGCCTGCGACGTGGTGGTGGCGGCCAACGCCGACAGCCTGTCCAAGCTGCGCGCCGGGCACAGCCGCGCCATCGTGAACACGGCCGAGACGGTGACCGCCGCCTTCGTCACCAACCCCGACGCCCGCATCGGGGCCGGCAGCCTCGTTTCCACCATCGCCCGCGCGGCCGGCGGGGCGGACCAGGTGACGGCGCTGGACGCCACGAAGATCGCCACGGCGCTGTGCGGCGACAGCATCGCCACCAACCTCTTCATGCTGGGCTTCGCCTATCAGAAGGGGCTGGTGCCGACCTCCGCCGCCGCCATCGAGAAGGCGATCGAGATGAACGGGGCCGCGGTGGCGATGAACACCGACGCCTTCCGCTGGGGCCGCCGCGCCGCGCACGACCTGCCGGCGGTGCTGGCGGCGGCCTTCCCGCCCGACACCGGCACGGACGGGCTGTTCGCCCACCGCCGGCTGTCGGAGGGGCTGGACGAGGTGATCGCCCGCCGCGTCGCCTTCCTGACCGGCTACCAGGACGCCCGCTACGCCGGGAGCTACCGCACGCTGGTCGAGCGGGTGCGCACGGCCGAGGCCGCCGCCGCCCCCGGCCGGACCGAGCTGACGGAGACGGTGGCCCGCAACCTGCACCGGCTGATGGCCTACAAGGACGAGTACGAGGTGGCCCGGCTCTATGTGGACACCGACTTCCTGGAGCAGGTGAAGAGCCAGTTCGAGGGCGACTACACCCTGAACGTCCACCTCTCCCCGCCGGCCACGGCCAAGGTCGATCCCGCGACCGGGCGGATGAAGAAGCAGGTCTACGGCCCCTGGGTGCTGACCCTGTTCCGCGTGCTGGCCCGGATGAAGCGGCTGCGCGGCACCGCCTTCGACCCGTTCGGCCGCCTGCCCGAGCGGCGGACGGAGCGGCGCCTGATCGTGGAGTACCGCGCCACGGTGGAGGAGCTGCTGCGCGGCCTGACGGCGGAGAACCACGCGCTGGCCGTGGAGATCGCCGCCCTTCCCGACCGCATCCGCGGCTTCGGCCACGTCAAGGAGGCGAACCTGGAGAAGACCAGGGCCGAGGAAGCCGCCCTCCTCGCCACCTGGCGCAACCCCGCCGCCGCCCTGGCCCGCGCGGCGGAGTAG
- the znuA gene encoding zinc ABC transporter substrate-binding protein ZnuA, which translates to MVRSFSRRGSGLPNRPGLRRFLPRLPAFLLARFLLPALLALPAAAAAETARPAPQVVASIKPLHSLTAAVMAGVGEPHLLVRGAASPHAFSLKPSDARALDRADLIVWVGPGLEAFLEKPVQALGGKARSLPLGQAPGVRTLPVRAGGVWEDGHDHDHDHDHEHDHDHDHDHDHDHDHDAPADGHVWLDPRNAQAIVAHVADALTALDPANAATYRANAERTHAALADLDRELAARLAPVRGRPFVVFHDAYHYLEDRYGLAAAGAITVSPELRPSASRLRELRARIRELGAACVFAEPQFEPALVRTVAEGTGARTGVLDPEGATLPDGPDLYFALLRFNADALAGCLGG; encoded by the coding sequence ATGGTCCGATCCTTCTCCCGCCGGGGTTCCGGCCTTCCGAACCGGCCCGGCCTGCGCCGGTTCCTCCCCCGCCTGCCGGCCTTTCTTCTGGCGCGGTTCCTCCTGCCGGCACTTCTGGCCCTGCCCGCCGCCGCAGCGGCGGAGACGGCGCGGCCGGCGCCGCAGGTCGTCGCCAGCATCAAGCCGCTGCACTCCCTCACCGCGGCGGTGATGGCGGGGGTGGGAGAGCCGCACCTGCTGGTGCGCGGCGCCGCCAGCCCGCACGCCTTCTCGCTGAAGCCGTCGGACGCGCGGGCGCTGGACCGGGCCGACCTGATCGTCTGGGTCGGGCCGGGGCTGGAAGCGTTCCTGGAGAAGCCGGTGCAGGCCCTGGGCGGCAAGGCGCGGTCCCTGCCGCTGGGGCAGGCGCCGGGGGTGCGGACCCTGCCCGTCCGGGCCGGCGGCGTCTGGGAGGACGGCCACGATCACGACCACGACCATGATCATGAGCACGACCATGACCATGACCATGACCATGACCATGACCATGACCACGATGCCCCGGCCGACGGTCATGTCTGGCTGGACCCGCGCAACGCCCAGGCCATCGTCGCCCATGTCGCCGACGCGCTGACGGCGCTGGACCCGGCCAACGCCGCGACCTACCGCGCCAATGCCGAGCGCACCCACGCCGCCCTGGCCGATCTCGACCGGGAGCTGGCGGCACGGCTCGCCCCCGTGCGCGGCCGGCCCTTCGTCGTCTTCCACGACGCCTACCACTACCTGGAGGACCGCTACGGCCTCGCGGCGGCGGGGGCGATCACCGTCAGCCCGGAGCTGCGCCCCTCGGCCTCCCGGCTGCGGGAACTGCGCGCCCGCATCCGCGAGCTGGGGGCCGCCTGCGTCTTCGCCGAACCGCAGTTCGAGCCCGCCCTCGTCCGCACGGTGGCGGAGGGCACGGGCGCCCGTACCGGCGTGCTGGACCCCGAAGGCGCCACCCTGCCGGACGGGCCGGACCTCTACTTCGCCCTGCTGCGCTTCAACGCCGACGCGCTCGCCGGCTGTCTCGGCGGCTGA
- a CDS encoding iron chelate uptake ABC transporter family permease subunit translates to MLDDFVLRALLGGVGLALVAGPLGCVVVWRRMAYFGDTLAHSALLGVALGFLFGIGLNVGVALVCVGIAVLLTVLQEQRRLASDTLLGIVSHSALSVGLLALALMEALRVDLMAYLFGDVLAVTRADLLWIWAGGALVLAVLAAIWRRLLALTVDEDLARVEGVPVRAVRLVFMLLIAATIAFAMKIVGILLVTSLLVIPAAAARRFARTPEIMAVVAAGMGAAAVGLGMAASLWADLPTGPAIVAAAAGLFALSHAVPGPRPA, encoded by the coding sequence ATGCTGGATGACTTCGTGCTGCGGGCGCTGCTGGGCGGCGTCGGGCTGGCGCTGGTGGCGGGGCCGCTGGGCTGCGTCGTGGTCTGGCGCCGCATGGCCTATTTCGGGGACACGCTGGCCCATTCCGCCCTGCTGGGCGTGGCGCTGGGCTTCCTGTTCGGGATCGGGCTGAATGTCGGGGTGGCGCTGGTCTGCGTCGGTATCGCCGTGCTGCTGACCGTGCTCCAGGAACAGCGCCGGCTGGCCAGCGACACGCTGCTGGGCATCGTCTCCCATTCCGCGCTGAGCGTGGGACTGCTGGCGCTGGCGCTGATGGAGGCGCTGCGGGTGGACCTGATGGCCTATCTGTTCGGCGACGTGCTGGCGGTGACGCGGGCGGACCTGCTCTGGATCTGGGCGGGCGGGGCGCTGGTGCTGGCCGTGCTGGCGGCGATCTGGCGTCGGCTGCTGGCCCTGACGGTGGACGAGGATCTGGCGCGGGTGGAGGGCGTGCCGGTGCGCGCCGTGCGGCTGGTCTTCATGCTGCTGATCGCGGCCACCATCGCCTTCGCCATGAAGATCGTGGGCATCCTGCTGGTGACCTCGCTGCTGGTGATCCCGGCGGCGGCGGCGCGGCGCTTCGCCCGCACGCCCGAGATCATGGCCGTGGTCGCGGCCGGCATGGGGGCGGCGGCCGTGGGGCTGGGCATGGCGGCGTCGCTCTGGGCCGACCTGCCGACCGGGCCGGCGATCGTGGCCGCCGCGGCGGGCCTGTTCGCCCTGAGCCACGCCGTGCCGGGTCCCCGCCCGGCCTGA
- a CDS encoding Uma2 family endonuclease gives MAGEAVRRQLTLDEFLAWDGPERRYQLFDGEPVARPLETGAHGTLQARLGAGLIAALAGREPCRPVSEAGVASVRRARDVYVADIAVTCAPDRRGARLTEAPLLLVEILSESTAEEVRKLKLPEYRLIPSVREVLLLDSRDTYAEVHRRLDEARWLTDLVVGPDGVLRLESMPLEVRLADLYRGLDLPGPSPAAAGDAETAGA, from the coding sequence ATGGCGGGCGAGGCGGTGCGGCGGCAGTTGACGCTGGACGAGTTCCTGGCCTGGGACGGGCCGGAACGCCGCTACCAGCTGTTCGACGGCGAGCCGGTGGCGAGACCCCTGGAGACGGGCGCGCACGGTACGTTGCAGGCCCGCCTCGGCGCCGGCCTGATCGCTGCCCTGGCGGGCCGCGAGCCGTGCCGGCCCGTCTCGGAGGCGGGCGTCGCCTCCGTCCGGCGGGCGCGCGACGTCTACGTGGCCGACATCGCCGTAACCTGCGCGCCCGACCGCCGCGGCGCCCGCCTGACGGAAGCACCGCTGCTGCTGGTGGAGATTCTCTCCGAGTCCACGGCGGAGGAGGTGCGCAAGCTGAAGCTGCCCGAATACCGCCTGATCCCGTCGGTGCGCGAGGTGCTGCTGCTGGACAGCCGCGACACCTATGCCGAGGTCCACCGGCGGCTGGACGAGGCGCGCTGGCTGACCGATCTGGTGGTGGGACCGGACGGGGTGCTGCGCCTGGAGTCGATGCCGCTGGAGGTCCGCCTCGCCGACCTCTACCGCGGGCTGGACCTGCCCGGCCCTTCCCCGGCAGCGGCCGGAGACGCGGAAACGGCGGGGGCGTGA
- the dapB gene encoding 4-hydroxy-tetrahydrodipicolinate reductase — MRIGIVGAAGRMGQMLVREVAATPGCTLAGGTERPGSANLGRDLGTLAGLEPLGVAATDDAAALFRAADAVIDFTAPAASVAHARLAAETGTALVVGTTGLSEQDRAALADSATRAPVVFAANMSLGVNLLLGLVRKVASTLGPDWDIEILEMHHRHKVDAPSGTALALGQAAAEGRAVALETVRRSVRDGHTGPRPAGEIGFATLRGGDVVGDHTVIFAAEGERIELTHKAASRAIFARGAVRAALWAPTQPPGFYSMQDVLGL; from the coding sequence ATGCGGATCGGGATCGTCGGGGCGGCGGGGCGGATGGGGCAGATGCTGGTGCGGGAGGTGGCGGCCACGCCCGGCTGCACCCTGGCCGGCGGGACGGAGCGGCCCGGCTCCGCCAATCTGGGCCGCGACCTCGGCACCCTGGCCGGGCTGGAGCCGCTGGGCGTCGCCGCGACGGACGATGCCGCCGCCCTGTTCCGCGCCGCCGACGCGGTGATCGACTTCACCGCCCCGGCGGCCAGCGTCGCCCATGCCCGGCTGGCGGCGGAGACCGGCACGGCGCTGGTGGTCGGCACCACTGGCCTGTCGGAGCAGGACCGGGCGGCCCTGGCCGACAGCGCCACCCGCGCGCCCGTCGTCTTCGCCGCCAACATGAGCCTGGGTGTGAACCTGCTGCTGGGGCTGGTGCGCAAGGTGGCCTCCACCCTCGGCCCCGACTGGGACATCGAGATCCTGGAGATGCACCACCGGCACAAGGTGGACGCGCCCAGCGGCACGGCGCTGGCCCTCGGCCAGGCCGCGGCGGAGGGGCGCGCGGTGGCGCTGGAGACGGTCCGGCGCAGCGTGCGCGACGGCCATACCGGCCCGCGCCCGGCGGGGGAGATCGGCTTCGCCACCCTGCGCGGCGGCGACGTGGTGGGCGACCACACCGTCATCTTCGCCGCGGAGGGGGAGCGCATCGAGCTGACCCACAAGGCGGCCAGCCGCGCCATCTTCGCCCGCGGCGCCGTCCGCGCCGCCCTCTGGGCGCCGACGCAGCCGCCGGGATTCTACTCCATGCAGGACGTGCTGGGACTGTAG